The following proteins are encoded in a genomic region of Bernardetia sp. MNP-M8:
- a CDS encoding barstar family protein, whose amino-acid sequence MQYIEKINDEDYFVTEINVSKFKGYRNLIEEFSLAFSIPSVISNLHALDEYLCGLEWIEQKNYKLIIKNMNKVEKNKNDYKQFFSIIEGLENHWKTKENDFIVEYVGNS is encoded by the coding sequence ATGCAATACATAGAAAAAATAAATGACGAAGATTATTTTGTAACAGAAATAAATGTTTCTAAATTTAAAGGCTATAGAAATTTGATAGAAGAATTTAGCCTTGCTTTTTCTATTCCTTCTGTTATTTCAAACCTTCATGCCTTAGATGAATATTTATGTGGTTTGGAATGGATAGAACAGAAAAACTACAAACTCATTATCAAGAATATGAATAAAGTAGAAAAGAACAAAAACGACTATAAACAGTTTTTCTCTATAATTGAAGGTTTAGAAAATCATTGGAAGACCAAAGAGAATGATTTTATTGTAGAATATGTAGGTAATTCTTAA
- a CDS encoding alpha/beta hydrolase: MQFRISDRKVRKEFKDQKFKPTFDYVEFEERKIHYAKIGNDSLPTLFFIHGSPGDWSAFLDYFKDSTLLSRTNMVALDRTGYGKSDFGNYEKNLKEQARFYKGVLEKYQDSTKQKPILVSHSYGGAVILQMAIDYPDMMSGIVSLAGLSSAELTVPRWYNGAAKSVFVRWWLPAALTVSNKEMLHLQEDLKVIEKDIDKIKVPLLVLHGQKDKIVPYGHALFLKEKLANNPSFELNTLPEANHFIPWTHQDTVRTLILKMLDETKK, from the coding sequence ATGCAATTCCGAATTAGTGATCGAAAAGTAAGAAAAGAATTTAAAGATCAAAAATTCAAACCTACCTTTGACTATGTAGAGTTCGAAGAGCGCAAGATTCATTATGCCAAAATTGGAAATGATTCACTTCCCACATTATTTTTTATACATGGTTCTCCAGGAGATTGGAGTGCATTTTTAGATTATTTCAAAGATTCTACTTTACTTTCTCGTACAAATATGGTTGCCTTGGATAGAACAGGATATGGAAAATCTGATTTTGGAAACTATGAAAAAAACCTAAAAGAACAAGCTCGTTTTTATAAAGGAGTTTTAGAAAAATATCAAGATTCTACCAAGCAAAAGCCTATTTTAGTTTCTCATTCTTATGGTGGTGCTGTTATTCTTCAAATGGCTATTGACTATCCTGATATGATGAGTGGCATAGTAAGTTTAGCAGGTCTTTCTTCGGCAGAACTAACTGTTCCTCGTTGGTATAATGGTGCTGCAAAGTCTGTTTTTGTGCGTTGGTGGCTTCCTGCTGCACTTACAGTTTCAAATAAGGAAATGTTACACCTACAAGAAGATTTGAAAGTGATTGAGAAGGATATTGATAAAATAAAAGTTCCACTATTAGTTTTGCACGGACAAAAAGATAAGATTGTACCTTATGGACACGCTCTTTTTTTAAAAGAAAAATTAGCAAACAATCCTTCTTTTGAACTTAACACTCTTCCAGAAGCAAATCATTTTATTCCTTGGACACATCAAGATACTGTCAGGACGCTGATTTTGAAAATGCTAGATGAAACGAAAAAATAG
- the aroB gene encoding 3-dehydroquinate synthase, which yields MIKQTNFLPTYITFEPLEKIISLLQNKQVAVLVDENTKRDCYPILDKVFEKAKLQKPLLIEIPSGETNKILETCTHIWYELTQNHFDRKAILINLGGGVIGDMGGFCASTYKRGIDFIQIPTTLLSQVDASVGGKLGIDFNGFKNHIGIFQTPSKVWIHTPFLKTLPQNEMRSGFAEVIKHTLIADKKAWQKLLDDKDIIKNSFENQSEIDIKNELIDKIVAHSVALKAKVTEADPTEKGLRKILNFGHTIGHAIESYFIEENMKESKKGTITKPVFLHGEAIALGMIAESYFSAYLCKELYPHQTFISENDFVAIRNYINSIFEDTIIDFRKAIQTENTAQKITEWAKQDKKNAQNTILTCALEEIGKATFDISISEKQILECLKNI from the coding sequence ATGATAAAGCAAACTAATTTCCTGCCCACTTATATTACCTTTGAGCCTTTAGAAAAAATAATTTCATTGCTTCAAAACAAGCAAGTAGCTGTTTTGGTAGATGAAAATACGAAAAGAGATTGCTATCCTATTTTAGATAAAGTCTTTGAAAAGGCTAAACTTCAAAAACCTTTATTGATAGAAATCCCATCAGGAGAAACCAATAAAATACTAGAAACCTGTACACATATTTGGTACGAACTTACTCAAAATCATTTTGATAGAAAAGCCATTTTGATTAATTTAGGTGGTGGAGTAATTGGAGATATGGGAGGTTTTTGTGCTTCTACTTACAAACGAGGAATTGATTTTATTCAGATTCCTACCACACTTTTATCACAAGTAGACGCTAGTGTAGGAGGAAAGTTAGGAATCGATTTTAATGGTTTTAAAAATCATATCGGAATTTTTCAAACGCCTTCAAAAGTTTGGATTCATACTCCTTTTTTAAAAACATTACCTCAAAATGAAATGCGATCAGGTTTCGCAGAAGTAATAAAACATACACTTATTGCAGATAAAAAGGCATGGCAAAAACTTTTAGACGATAAAGATATAATTAAGAATAGTTTTGAAAATCAAAGCGAAATTGATATAAAAAATGAATTGATAGATAAAATTGTAGCTCACTCGGTTGCTCTAAAAGCTAAAGTAACAGAAGCTGATCCAACTGAAAAAGGATTACGCAAAATTCTCAATTTTGGTCATACAATCGGACATGCTATTGAATCTTATTTTATAGAGGAAAATATGAAAGAGAGTAAAAAAGGTACTATTACCAAACCTGTTTTTCTGCATGGAGAAGCTATTGCACTAGGCATGATAGCAGAAAGTTATTTTTCAGCTTATCTGTGTAAAGAATTATATCCACATCAAACATTTATTTCAGAAAATGATTTTGTAGCAATCAGAAATTATATCAATTCTATTTTTGAAGATACAATTATCGATTTTAGAAAAGCTATTCAAACAGAAAATACAGCACAAAAAATAACGGAGTGGGCAAAACAAGATAAAAAAAATGCTCAAAATACAATTTTGACTTGTGCATTAGAAGAAATTGGAAAAGCAACTTTTGATATTTCTATTTCAGAAAAACAAATTTTGGAATGTCTAAAAAATATTTAG
- a CDS encoding IS110 family transposase, producing the protein MQTYQNFIGIDVSKEHLDIAILQEGEVVNHKRIENNLNAIQTYLFSFQDLYELEKSLFCMEHTGMYINWLVIALMEFNCAIWVENAIQIKRSMGVKKLKNDKADAENIGAYAFRFQDKANLYIPPTQELETLKTLQTLRKKLVTHRQELETYVGEQSQFSKASIQQLLEESSKTTLEHFSLRIEEIEKQMHQIIQEDAELKELYRLTTSVVGVGKVTAIQLLVATDGFTKFDTAKQLASYCGVVPFENSSGKFKGRARVSKMANKTLKTALHMCALSAMKVEGEMREYYLRKVAEGKNKMSVINALRNKIIQRIFACVKNKTLYDRNGINFNNFSKG; encoded by the coding sequence ATGCAAACTTACCAAAATTTTATAGGCATTGATGTGAGCAAAGAACATTTAGATATTGCTATTCTTCAAGAAGGAGAAGTAGTAAATCATAAACGCATTGAGAACAATTTGAACGCAATACAGACCTATCTTTTTTCTTTTCAAGACCTTTATGAGCTAGAGAAAAGTTTGTTTTGTATGGAACATACAGGAATGTATATCAACTGGCTTGTCATTGCTTTGATGGAATTTAATTGTGCCATTTGGGTAGAAAATGCCATTCAAATTAAACGTTCTATGGGTGTCAAAAAGCTTAAAAATGACAAAGCTGATGCTGAAAATATCGGAGCTTATGCCTTTCGTTTTCAAGACAAAGCGAACTTATATATTCCTCCTACTCAAGAACTAGAAACCCTAAAAACCTTGCAGACACTACGAAAAAAGCTAGTTACTCACAGACAGGAGCTAGAAACTTACGTTGGTGAGCAGAGCCAATTTAGCAAAGCGTCTATTCAGCAGCTTCTAGAGGAAAGCTCTAAAACAACGTTGGAACACTTTAGCCTTCGCATAGAAGAAATAGAAAAGCAGATGCATCAAATTATTCAAGAGGATGCTGAATTGAAAGAACTCTATCGGCTCACCACTTCTGTAGTAGGTGTTGGAAAAGTAACAGCGATTCAGTTACTGGTAGCTACTGATGGTTTTACCAAATTTGATACTGCCAAACAACTCGCTTCTTATTGTGGTGTTGTGCCTTTTGAAAACTCTTCTGGGAAATTTAAAGGCAGGGCAAGAGTATCAAAAATGGCTAATAAAACCCTCAAAACAGCCTTGCACATGTGCGCTTTATCTGCTATGAAAGTAGAGGGGGAGATGAGAGAGTATTACCTAAGAAAAGTAGCAGAAGGCAAGAATAAAATGAGTGTTATTAATGCCTTACGAAATAAAATTATACAACGCATTTTTGCCTGTGTAAAAAACAAAACGCTATACGATAGAAACGGAATAAATTTTAACAATTTTTCTAAAGGATAG
- a CDS encoding DUF4393 domain-containing protein produces MTTRRINIMNEEDLKGLKLLLDKIPVDKLYDDLFSPPLKKVGELLSNVIGVGNIIPKLANARSEIYLENNLKKYKEKLDQIPEDDLQKVPEQIGLPIIDKLTSTNDENLSNAFINLLTKASSKNNVATVHPSFVSIIDNLSVDEAILLFKYKNQETIPCIDIVHTRELFAKEPPKQTHSEVKSREELLAQVEHLKSRIPTNPVKVMWNLTGIEYEEDIKLYFPQNIDLYLDNLQRLGIISFSDGRELKRRDEYEKLKDFYKKVIDDKRNNLPKDTPTDKHKIIITYRFIEFTSFGQAFINAAIKDIGEKSEEVD; encoded by the coding sequence TTGACTACTAGAAGAATAAATATTATGAATGAAGAGGACTTGAAGGGATTAAAACTTTTGTTAGATAAAATCCCTGTAGATAAATTATATGATGACTTATTCAGTCCCCCTTTGAAAAAAGTAGGAGAGCTTTTGTCCAATGTGATTGGTGTAGGAAATATAATCCCTAAACTAGCAAACGCTCGTTCTGAAATTTATCTTGAAAATAATTTAAAAAAATATAAAGAAAAATTAGATCAGATTCCTGAAGATGATTTGCAGAAAGTTCCTGAACAAATAGGATTACCTATTATTGACAAACTTACTTCTACTAACGATGAAAATTTGTCTAACGCTTTTATCAATTTATTGACTAAAGCATCGTCTAAAAATAATGTTGCAACTGTACATCCTTCATTTGTCAGCATAATTGATAATTTATCAGTAGATGAAGCTATTTTACTTTTCAAGTATAAGAACCAAGAAACGATACCTTGTATAGATATTGTTCATACAAGGGAGCTTTTTGCTAAAGAACCTCCAAAACAAACTCACTCAGAAGTAAAGTCTAGAGAGGAATTGCTTGCTCAAGTAGAACATTTAAAAAGTAGAATACCTACCAATCCTGTTAAAGTTATGTGGAATTTAACAGGTATTGAGTATGAAGAAGATATAAAATTATATTTCCCTCAAAATATCGACTTATATTTAGATAATTTACAACGTTTAGGAATAATATCTTTTTCAGATGGGCGTGAACTAAAACGTAGGGATGAATATGAGAAGTTAAAAGATTTTTATAAAAAAGTAATAGATGATAAAAGAAATAATTTACCTAAAGACACCCCAACAGATAAGCATAAAATAATAATTACTTATAGATTTATTGAGTTTACTTCTTTTGGACAGGCTTTCATAAATGCAGCTATAAAAGATATTGGAGAAAAGTCAGAAGAAGTTGATTAA
- a CDS encoding GAF domain-containing protein produces the protein MNNFRLTIWQRIFGGFSILLLLFIVGAVTLIVQLNQNVAQIDEYTEVVQPSVENLKELRSLANNSMRLITSYVYFQSESQNDAAKNSLRKLQSKTYPAVKDKLISLSEGWQNDEETSFEILNNTFIAVDSMHSIEQRIISILNNKNATEKNLLVQETGFQLQMQGLNAIFEQIKLDLEVLIENKKIAGQQTQDAVNRASVTLRNEAIFVSIIAIILGFSLAFFLAQSIISRIKVVKDSIKKLSEGVLPRFEKYKDDKENAQVDEIGEMEIALQTLILGLKDTSDFAKEIGQGHYQSDFMPLSERDILGNSLLKMRNNLRETEDSAKERRWKNEGTMLISDILRNSNRSFEEITDELITALVRYLEANQGGFFLKEMEGRHEQLRLMAYYAWDKKRFLDSTIQLGEGLTGQAWQEGQTMHLTDVPKEYVTVTSGLGKANPRSILIIPMLLNKQVYGMIEIASFKQFELYQIEFLETIGETVAATLSILQSNVTGQRLLQESEQMTQQLRAQEEEMRQNMEELQATQEEMGRVQKELQYRNELIQSSFYLLELDYKKNITSINNLAIDVLGYSKSTLLERSAFGIFAQEGELQQGFNTMAQGTIWKAETTMLNRTGEEIWIQAIGVALFNNSGTIDRYVLVLADISQLKANEAKVKEQTTKIEESRNAEKRRSEYALQAQKNMLEKLIARHNSEKEVLQKRIEELEQK, from the coding sequence ATGAATAATTTTCGTCTTACTATTTGGCAACGCATTTTTGGAGGATTTTCTATTCTCCTTCTGCTCTTTATTGTAGGGGCAGTTACGCTGATTGTACAGCTCAATCAAAATGTAGCACAGATAGACGAATATACAGAAGTAGTTCAGCCTTCTGTTGAAAATTTGAAAGAGCTTCGCAGTCTTGCCAATAATTCTATGCGACTCATTACAAGTTATGTTTATTTTCAGAGTGAAAGTCAAAACGATGCAGCCAAAAATTCTCTTCGCAAACTCCAAAGCAAAACTTATCCTGCTGTCAAAGATAAGCTCATTTCACTTTCAGAAGGTTGGCAAAATGATGAAGAAACCTCTTTTGAAATTTTGAATAATACCTTTATTGCAGTAGACAGCATGCACAGTATCGAACAGCGTATTATTTCCATATTAAACAATAAGAATGCAACTGAAAAAAATCTTTTAGTACAAGAAACAGGTTTTCAACTCCAAATGCAGGGATTGAATGCTATTTTTGAACAGATAAAATTAGATTTAGAAGTCTTAATAGAAAACAAAAAAATAGCAGGACAACAAACACAAGATGCCGTTAATCGTGCTTCTGTTACACTTCGAAATGAAGCTATTTTTGTAAGTATAATTGCTATTATTTTAGGCTTTTCATTGGCATTTTTCTTGGCTCAAAGTATTATCTCACGCATAAAAGTAGTAAAAGATAGTATAAAAAAATTGAGTGAAGGAGTTTTGCCACGTTTTGAAAAGTATAAAGATGATAAAGAAAATGCTCAAGTAGATGAAATTGGAGAAATGGAAATTGCATTACAAACGCTTATACTTGGATTAAAAGATACATCAGATTTTGCGAAAGAAATTGGTCAAGGTCATTATCAATCTGATTTTATGCCCCTTTCTGAAAGAGATATTTTGGGGAATTCCTTGCTCAAAATGCGTAATAATCTGAGAGAAACAGAAGACAGCGCAAAAGAAAGACGATGGAAAAATGAAGGTACAATGCTTATTTCAGATATTCTAAGAAATAGTAATCGTTCATTTGAAGAAATTACAGACGAACTCATTACAGCTTTAGTGCGCTATTTAGAAGCAAATCAAGGAGGTTTTTTCTTGAAAGAAATGGAAGGAAGACATGAACAATTGCGACTAATGGCATATTATGCGTGGGATAAAAAACGCTTTTTGGATAGTACCATTCAGTTAGGCGAAGGTTTGACAGGACAAGCATGGCAGGAAGGACAAACAATGCACCTTACAGATGTGCCTAAGGAGTATGTTACTGTTACTTCTGGTCTTGGTAAAGCAAATCCTCGTTCTATTTTGATTATTCCTATGCTTCTCAACAAACAAGTATATGGAATGATAGAGATAGCTTCTTTTAAGCAATTTGAATTGTATCAAATTGAATTTTTAGAGACAATAGGAGAAACAGTTGCAGCTACGCTTTCTATTTTACAAAGTAATGTCACAGGTCAGCGTTTGCTTCAAGAATCTGAACAAATGACACAACAATTACGAGCGCAGGAAGAGGAAATGCGTCAAAATATGGAAGAACTTCAAGCTACCCAAGAAGAAATGGGAAGGGTTCAGAAAGAATTACAATATAGAAACGAACTTATCCAATCTAGCTTTTACTTGTTAGAGTTAGATTACAAAAAGAATATTACGAGCATAAATAATTTGGCTATTGATGTTTTAGGGTATTCCAAATCAACTCTTTTAGAGCGTTCTGCCTTTGGAATTTTTGCACAAGAAGGCGAGCTTCAACAAGGGTTTAATACAATGGCACAAGGTACAATTTGGAAAGCTGAAACAACAATGCTTAATCGAACAGGAGAAGAAATTTGGATTCAGGCTATCGGTGTGGCTCTTTTTAATAATTCTGGAACAATTGATCGTTATGTACTTGTTTTGGCAGATATTTCTCAACTCAAAGCTAACGAAGCAAAAGTAAAAGAACAAACTACAAAAATAGAAGAGAGTAGAAATGCTGAAAAAAGACGTTCTGAATATGCGTTGCAAGCTCAAAAAAATATGTTAGAAAAGTTAATTGCTAGACATAACTCAGAAAAAGAAGTTCTACAAAAACGTATTGAAGAATTAGAGCAGAAATAA
- a CDS encoding DUF433 domain-containing protein has translation MEYLTERITLDADLCNGKPTIRGLRITVQTILEFVRAGESTEEILYQYPSLEEEDIKACLDFAIAMVGNTFSIRKIAS, from the coding sequence ATGGAATATTTAACAGAACGAATTACATTAGATGCAGACCTTTGCAATGGAAAACCTACCATTAGAGGATTAAGAATTACAGTACAGACTATTTTAGAATTTGTAAGAGCAGGAGAAAGTACAGAAGAAATTTTGTATCAATATCCTTCTTTAGAAGAAGAAGACATAAAAGCCTGTTTGGATTTTGCGATTGCAATGGTAGGAAATACTTTTTCGATACGTAAAATAGCAAGCTAA
- a CDS encoding DUF4175 family protein has product MKTSIEALYANIQSYKRKYYKNLLLKGSLLAISAFLGAFAIVSILEYFGNFSSTFRAVLFYSFISVSIFSLIYWVIIPIYQLFTLDKQLPHNEAAKQIGRYFPQVQDRLLNVLQLHSTNSNPQNSDLYQASIEQKASQFAPISFADAIKYEQNRRYLRFLFIPIVLIAAFLIWDLDFYKASAVRLVNYEQDFAPKAPFQFSLDTKQLIAFKGEDLNFDVNLSGEAFPNEVFLITENGRKIKLDKNSASSYSYQFTNIQRPFEFSLEGEGYTSKMYEIIVRERPQLRNFVAYLNYPNYTGKKDERLENTGNLIVPAGTQIEWRFQTQETEKLNFVSIISDDSTNVKTAKKADDGFLLQTTALKSEAFEIELENKYSKNKEKISYLLTVIQDEFPKVSLNQFQDSVMYDYLMLGGNISDDYGITNLRFNYRVTSGTNSSKKTSEYKSLPLKFNPNAINQQYFHQVELTPLNLQAGDELEYFVQVWDNDGVKGRKSSKTGSYRFKIPKESEMRESVSETSKSAESQIDKTLEEAQDLNKKLKKLAEDLKGKKNLNWQQQKDLEKLLEQKKQLEEDIKKMQEQNKKLNEQQEKFTEQDERIAEKSKKLQELMDELMDEKTKELYDKLQELLQEQSNSEEIKEVLEKLQNKEMNLEKELDRTLEMFKKLEVDKKMQDIAEQLEDLAKEQKDLAKETKEQQEKEEKQSKKDADKDAEKDAAKNEEIKEEQKELNEKFEEMKEQLEELNKMNEELKTPKDLEDTKKKEEEVSKDQEQSSEQLEQKEKKKASQSQENAGEKMEQMAQQMQQMTSSAEMEQAQEDYDDLRQLLENLLKLSFEQEEIMNGFNEIDQRDPKYITLSQDQLKLKDDAEIVEDSLRALASRVFQIESFVMRELTDMNDYMDQVTQEVKDRKNPRMLASRQQSVMTSINNLALMLNDVLEQMQQSMSQMGMGKPKPSNQSGSPSMSEMQQSINQQIENLKKSGKSGRQLSEGLAKIAAEQEALRRALQKAMQQGKGKDGKDGKGKDGKEGKEGGQKGQNGMQDGEGEGGENGNQDGGSQGNGGNMSKMIKDMEKTEEDLVNKRLTQELIERQKQIMTRLLQSEKAERERDLDEKREAEQAKVNKRRVPPQFEEYFKQKEQQIELLKTIPPALSPYYKQQVNEYFKKLEE; this is encoded by the coding sequence ATGAAAACATCAATAGAGGCATTATATGCCAATATCCAATCCTATAAAAGAAAATATTATAAAAATTTACTCCTAAAAGGTTCTCTACTTGCTATTTCGGCATTTTTGGGAGCTTTTGCCATTGTGAGTATTTTGGAATATTTCGGTAATTTTAGTTCTACTTTTAGAGCTGTTTTGTTTTATAGTTTTATTTCGGTCAGTATTTTTTCCCTTATTTATTGGGTAATTATTCCGATTTATCAACTCTTTACGCTAGACAAACAGCTTCCTCACAACGAAGCAGCAAAACAAATTGGACGATACTTTCCACAGGTTCAAGACCGTTTATTAAACGTTTTGCAACTTCATTCTACAAATTCGAATCCTCAAAATTCAGATTTGTACCAAGCCAGTATCGAACAAAAAGCCTCACAGTTTGCACCTATTTCTTTTGCTGATGCCATTAAGTACGAGCAAAACCGTCGTTATCTTCGTTTTTTATTTATTCCTATTGTTCTGATTGCTGCTTTTTTGATTTGGGATTTGGATTTTTATAAAGCAAGTGCCGTTCGTTTGGTCAATTATGAACAAGATTTTGCGCCTAAAGCACCGTTTCAGTTTTCGCTAGATACAAAACAACTAATTGCTTTTAAAGGCGAAGATTTGAATTTTGATGTAAATTTGAGTGGAGAGGCTTTTCCAAATGAAGTATTTTTGATTACAGAAAATGGTCGTAAAATTAAATTAGACAAAAATTCGGCTTCTTCATATTCCTATCAATTTACAAATATTCAACGTCCGTTTGAGTTTTCATTGGAAGGCGAAGGTTATACTTCAAAGATGTATGAAATTATTGTTCGTGAGCGTCCACAACTTCGCAATTTTGTAGCTTATCTCAATTATCCAAACTATACAGGGAAAAAAGATGAACGTCTGGAAAATACAGGAAATCTTATCGTTCCAGCAGGAACACAAATTGAATGGCGTTTTCAGACACAAGAAACCGAAAAATTGAATTTTGTTTCGATTATTTCAGACGATTCTACCAACGTAAAAACAGCTAAAAAAGCAGATGATGGATTTTTACTTCAAACTACAGCTTTGAAATCCGAAGCCTTTGAAATAGAATTGGAAAATAAATACAGCAAAAACAAAGAAAAGATTAGTTATTTATTGACAGTTATTCAAGATGAATTTCCGAAGGTTTCGCTCAATCAATTTCAAGATTCGGTGATGTACGATTATTTGATGTTGGGAGGAAATATTTCTGATGATTATGGAATTACGAATTTGCGTTTTAACTATCGTGTTACCTCAGGGACAAACTCAAGTAAGAAAACAAGTGAATATAAATCATTGCCTCTTAAATTCAATCCAAATGCGATTAATCAACAATATTTCCATCAAGTAGAATTAACGCCTCTGAATCTTCAAGCAGGAGATGAATTGGAGTATTTTGTACAAGTTTGGGATAATGATGGTGTAAAAGGTAGAAAAAGTAGCAAAACAGGAAGTTATCGCTTCAAAATTCCGAAAGAATCTGAAATGCGTGAATCGGTTTCAGAAACAAGCAAAAGTGCAGAATCTCAAATCGATAAAACGCTAGAAGAAGCACAAGATTTGAATAAAAAATTAAAGAAACTTGCCGAAGATTTGAAAGGTAAAAAGAATCTAAATTGGCAACAGCAAAAAGATTTGGAAAAACTTTTAGAGCAAAAAAAGCAATTAGAAGAAGACATCAAAAAAATGCAAGAGCAAAACAAAAAGCTCAATGAACAGCAAGAAAAATTTACAGAACAAGACGAACGAATTGCTGAAAAATCAAAGAAATTGCAAGAATTGATGGACGAACTTATGGACGAAAAAACAAAGGAATTGTACGACAAACTACAAGAACTTTTGCAAGAACAATCGAATAGTGAAGAAATAAAAGAAGTTTTAGAAAAACTCCAAAACAAAGAAATGAATCTTGAAAAGGAGTTGGATAGAACGCTTGAAATGTTCAAAAAATTGGAAGTCGACAAGAAAATGCAAGACATTGCAGAACAGCTTGAAGATCTTGCCAAAGAACAAAAAGATCTCGCTAAAGAAACTAAAGAGCAGCAAGAAAAAGAAGAAAAACAAAGCAAGAAAGACGCTGATAAAGATGCTGAAAAAGACGCTGCCAAAAATGAGGAAATCAAAGAAGAACAAAAAGAACTCAACGAAAAATTTGAGGAAATGAAAGAGCAGCTAGAGGAATTGAACAAAATGAATGAAGAACTCAAAACTCCAAAAGACTTAGAAGACACCAAGAAAAAAGAAGAAGAAGTTTCGAAAGACCAAGAGCAAAGTAGTGAGCAATTAGAGCAAAAAGAGAAGAAAAAGGCTTCTCAATCTCAAGAAAATGCTGGCGAAAAAATGGAACAAATGGCTCAACAGATGCAACAAATGACTTCTTCTGCTGAAATGGAACAAGCACAAGAAGATTACGACGATTTGCGTCAGCTTTTGGAAAACCTTTTGAAACTTTCTTTTGAACAGGAGGAAATTATGAATGGTTTTAATGAAATTGACCAACGTGACCCAAAATATATTACGCTTAGTCAAGATCAATTAAAACTAAAAGATGACGCAGAGATTGTTGAGGATAGTCTTCGTGCGTTGGCTTCTCGTGTCTTTCAGATTGAGAGTTTCGTTATGCGTGAACTTACTGATATGAATGATTATATGGATCAAGTTACGCAGGAAGTAAAAGACCGTAAAAATCCTCGTATGCTTGCTAGTCGTCAGCAATCTGTCATGACTTCGATTAATAATTTGGCGTTGATGCTCAATGATGTTTTGGAACAAATGCAACAATCTATGTCACAGATGGGAATGGGAAAACCAAAACCGAGTAACCAAAGTGGAAGTCCGTCGATGAGTGAGATGCAACAATCTATCAATCAACAAATCGAAAACCTAAAGAAAAGTGGAAAATCGGGAAGACAGCTTTCTGAAGGTCTTGCCAAAATTGCAGCCGAGCAAGAAGCCTTACGCAGAGCCTTACAAAAAGCCATGCAACAAGGAAAAGGCAAAGACGGAAAAGATGGTAAAGGTAAAGATGGTAAGGAAGGAAAAGAAGGAGGTCAGAAAGGACAAAATGGAATGCAAGATGGAGAAGGGGAAGGAGGCGAAAACGGAAATCAAGACGGAGGCTCACAGGGCAACGGTGGCAATATGTCTAAAATGATAAAAGACATGGAAAAAACCGAAGAAGATCTAGTAAACAAACGCCTAACCCAAGAACTCATCGAACGCCAAAAGCAAATTATGACACGCCTTTTGCAATCTGAAAAAGCCGAAAGAGAACGTGATTTAGACGAAAAAAGAGAAGCTGAACAAGCAAAAGTAAACAAGCGAAGAGTTCCACCTCAATTTGAAGAATATTTCAAGCAAAAGGAACAGCAAATCGAACTTTTAAAAACAATTCCTCCTGCGCTTAGTCCGTATTATAAGCAACAAGTGAATGAGTATTTTAAGAAATTGGAGGAGTAA
- a CDS encoding DUF5615 family PIN-like protein codes for MTKYLIDVNLPYHFSLWNNENYVHQKDLDSKAKDNQIWEFAKENNLTVITKDSDFSNKILLQTPPPKVIHIKFGNMKMAAFYELINKIWDEVLELNKTNKLITIYEDRIEVIE; via the coding sequence ATGACGAAATACTTAATTGATGTAAACTTGCCGTATCATTTTAGTTTGTGGAATAATGAAAATTATGTTCATCAAAAAGATTTAGATAGTAAAGCAAAAGATAATCAGATTTGGGAGTTTGCCAAGGAAAATAATCTTACTGTAATTACAAAGGATAGTGATTTTTCGAACAAAATACTTTTACAAACTCCTCCTCCAAAGGTCATTCATATCAAGTTTGGAAATATGAAAATGGCTGCATTTTATGAATTAATAAATAAAATTTGGGACGAGGTTTTGGAACTCAACAAAACCAATAAACTCATAACAATTTATGAAGATAGAATAGAAGTAATAGAGTAA